The DNA region GACGGGGTTGCCGACGGATCCAGAGCGTCCGGATGAGCCATGGCCGGTTCTGCATGTGGCCCGGTATCCGAAGAAAGGTCTTCCGACAGTTCCACTTCGCGGATCCATTCCCGCCAGATCGAAACCAGCAGGGCCATGAGTACCGGGCCGATGAACAGCCCAAGGAACCCCATGGTTTTGACGCCGCCCACCAGACCGAAGAAGGTGGGCAGGAAAGGTAGTTTGATGGGCCCACCGACCAGCCGCGGGCGGACCGTCTTGTCGACAATGAAGAGTTCGACGGAACCCCAGATGAGAAGCGCAACCCCTTGGATCACGTGGCCGCTGGCTGCGAGATAGATGGAAACGAGTGTGAACGACAGAGGCGCGCCACCGGGAATAAGCGCCATGATGCCGGTGATGACCCCAAGCGTCACCGGCGAGGGAACGCCGGCCAGCCAATAAGCAATACCGAGCACGATGCCTTCGCCGATGGCGATCAGCGTCATGCCTGTGACGGTCGAGCTGATGGTGGCCGGTACCACGCGCGAGATGCGTTCCCAGCGATTGGGGAGGATGCGCTCGCCCAGAAGGTCGAGTTGTCGCGCAAAGCTGGCTCCGTCCCGGTAGACGAAGAAGAGCGCAATCAGCATGAAGAGCAGGGTCAGCACCAGATGGAAGAGCCCGTCGCCCGCAGCGATCACCGCCCGGTAGATATTGCCGATATTGGCACCGCTGACGATCTGGATCATCTCGCCGATCGAGCCGGGCGGCCCGACATGCAGGCGCCACTTCTCCGCAAGCCACTCACCAGCCCATGGCAGCGCTGTGATCCAGGCCGGTGGCGGGGCGCCCAGCCTGTTCGCTTCCAGCGCCCAGGTGATCCACTGGCGGACCTCTTCCACGGCATAGCTGATGGCAATGCCGATGGGGATGACGAGGAAGGCGAGAATGAAGAGAATGGCGCAGGTGGCGCCGATGGTCGTGTTGCCGTTGACACTGTTGAGGAGGCGGCGATAGAGCGGCCAGCTTGCGAAGGCAACAACGAGTGCGGCCAGTACCGGCACGACAAACCCATGGAAGAAATAGATCGCGGCAATGCCGATCAGGACCAGCAGCCAGCGGGCCATGGAGATCGGCGTGATCAAAGCGATTCGGTTGGCCGTCGCCTGACCGAGCCAGCGCGGCCCCTTTTGCGGGTTCTGTTGATCGATCTGGCTCACAATCGTCTGCGCCCCTCTGCCTAATGCCCCTGCATATGGGGCATAATCGGAACCGACACAAGCTGGCAACGACTTCAGCTTGGCCCAGCGACGCAACGGCGCATCGTGCGGGCAAGGGCTTGCAGTCTGTGGCAAGCCTTCGAGGCACTCTTGAGCTTTCGTTCGTGCTTGTCGTCAGTCAGAATTTGCCGCCAAGATCGAGTGCCAGCCTCTGCGACTGCAGTCCGTCGAGATCCAGTGTCGCACTGTAGCGCCCGCGCAGCGTGGCGCCTGTAGCCTGTAGCAGGGTGACGCCAAGCCCGACTGTCAGACTGTCCCGACGGGTCCGGTTACCCGCCACGAGATAATCGATCGTCCAGCTGTCGTCCGCATAGGTGACGGTGGTGTCGCTTGTATCGGAAAAATCATGCGAGAAATCCAGAGACAATTCCGGCCTGACGATTTGCTCGTCCATCTGGAGATCATAGCTGAAGGATGCACCAACAGTGGTGGTCAGACTATTGCTCTCCTGTCGGCCAAACAGCGCGTTCTCCCAATCGGCACCAGATTCCTCGGCGCTATCCAGGATCGAGTGCGAGGCGGCGAGGCGCCCATAAGTGCTGATGGTCAAGTCATCCTGCCGGTAGTCGTAGCCGCCGGAGATGGCCGCAAAGACCTGCCGACCGCTGCGGCTTGCCTCGGCTTCTGCCCCGGTGGATGACGTGATGCGGACAGAATCGAAATCCAGCAACCCGGCGCCGATCAGGCCGTCGACGAAGAGGCCGCCACCGGGTTGATACAGGCCATAGACGGTGGCGCTCGCAGCCCGGTTGATGCTGGTCGTCCCGTCGCTGCCGATCTCTGCGCGATCGCGCGAGTATCCGATCGATATCCCTCCGATCACCGTGTCGCTGAGGCGATAGTCCAGTCCTCCTGTCACGGATACGGTGGCGAAATCGAATGCGCTTTCTCCACTGAGGCTATCTCTGTCGCCCAGATCGATGGAGCCGGCAGACCAGAAGGCGAGATCCCCATCTGCGAGTGGCGAGCAGCCGGCATTTGCACTGACAGGCGCCTTGCCATCACTGCTGTCGCTTAGAGACAGCGAGATGGTGTTCTCCAGGCAGGCTTTGCCGTGCAAGGACTTCAAGTGGTCATTCACGGTGTCCGTCTGTGCTTTCGCCAGCCGTCGCGCTGCGGATGCCTGCGCCTCCAGCAATCCCACAAGGTCGGCATCGGTCGAGAGAATCGGTCTTGCGGCCACCTGCATCTGGACGGATGCCGGTGCCGAGGTGCCACTTGCACTGGTGAGCGTATAGGTGGCGGTGACCGTGCCGGTGAAGTCGACATTGGCGGTGAAGCGAAGCTTGTAGCGACCTGCCGCATAGGCCGCTGAAATCGCTTGTGACGCGCTTGTCGCGGCCGTGTCGTCAAGGACGATGACGGCCGTGCCGGCAGAGGCGGGTGATAGCGAGACGAGATCGGCTCCGGTGAAGGGCCCGCCGGTAGCGCCCTCCGTCAGATCGATGGTGATCGTTCGGCCGGAATTCGTCGAAACGGTAAGCGCTGGGGCCACGGGGAGTGCGTCATCCACCTGCAAGGTAAGGTTCGCCGTCCCCGTAGCGCCATAGGCATCTGTGGCGACCATGTATACGGGAAAGCTGCCGGTTTCGGTTGCTGTGCCCGAAAGAGTGCCGCTTGATGTGTCGAATGTTAAGCCGTCGGGCAAGGTGCCGGTGATCGCATAGCTGTAGGGGGCGGTCCCGTTGGAAGCTATGAATGTCTGGCTGAAGGTTTCGGCCTGACGCAGGGACAATGTGCCATCCGGCGTTATCGCCAGGATCGGCTGGCCGACCGTGATGGAAACTGTCGCCGGGGCGGAACTTCCCGTCGAATTGGTTGCTGTATAGGTGAAGCTATCGTCACCGGAATAGCCGGCTTCAGGGGTGTAGGTGATCGATGTGCCGGTCGCCGTCGCCGTCCCGTGGTTGGGCGCTGATGCGATTTCAACGCTGTCGGCCGCACCGCCTGAAAGATCGAGCGTGATCACGTTGTCGGTGCTGTTGGCGTCGACGCTTGCCACTACGT from Rhizobium glycinendophyticum includes:
- a CDS encoding AI-2E family transporter, with the translated sequence MSQIDQQNPQKGPRWLGQATANRIALITPISMARWLLVLIGIAAIYFFHGFVVPVLAALVVAFASWPLYRRLLNSVNGNTTIGATCAILFILAFLVIPIGIAISYAVEEVRQWITWALEANRLGAPPPAWITALPWAGEWLAEKWRLHVGPPGSIGEMIQIVSGANIGNIYRAVIAAGDGLFHLVLTLLFMLIALFFVYRDGASFARQLDLLGERILPNRWERISRVVPATISSTVTGMTLIAIGEGIVLGIAYWLAGVPSPVTLGVITGIMALIPGGAPLSFTLVSIYLAASGHVIQGVALLIWGSVELFIVDKTVRPRLVGGPIKLPFLPTFFGLVGGVKTMGFLGLFIGPVLMALLVSIWREWIREVELSEDLSSDTGPHAEPAMAHPDALDPSATPSRPRKISVP
- a CDS encoding putative Ig domain-containing protein, which codes for MSYDLIYTSAAGFVGEITITTKALAAPDYVTVVASDTHHITVKPRITFSSSSWPNAKKGEVYSRAVTASYSASSTVVSYSITSGSLPPGLNLNSSSGTISGTPSTTGSWTFTYQVINADGYSSNQSMTLKVGPSTSDLSTTVSANSSGNQVAVPMTGTESLTGVSAPAHGTASYSGSTLSYTPAAGYSGSDSFTYTVTESESGLSDTATVTVTVTAPALVLSPTNLPGGTANVAYSQTLSATNGTSPYSFAVTGGVLPSGLTLSTSGTLSGTPTTQGSETFEVTSTDTYGATGTQSYTLDIAIAAPIVADVSAIIDANSTDAPISLDLAGGTADSVSVVTSPQHGTAVASGTSIAYTPTPGYSGIDTFTYAATNSTGTSVAATVTVTVSKPTLGITPTTLPGGVANSSYSQTLSASSGTAPYSFTVTSGDLPDGLTLSSDGTLSGSPTADGSQTFEITATDSLGATGSQSYTLAIAIAAPTVGDVVASVDANSTDNVITLDLSGGAADSVEIASAPNHGTATATGTSITYTPEAGYSGDDSFTYTATNSTGSSAPATVSITVGQPILAITPDGTLSLRQAETFSQTFIASNGTAPYSYAITGTLPDGLTFDTSSGTLSGTATETGSFPVYMVATDAYGATGTANLTLQVDDALPVAPALTVSTNSGRTITIDLTEGATGGPFTGADLVSLSPASAGTAVIVLDDTAATSASQAISAAYAAGRYKLRFTANVDFTGTVTATYTLTSASGTSAPASVQMQVAARPILSTDADLVGLLEAQASAARRLAKAQTDTVNDHLKSLHGKACLENTISLSLSDSSDGKAPVSANAGCSPLADGDLAFWSAGSIDLGDRDSLSGESAFDFATVSVTGGLDYRLSDTVIGGISIGYSRDRAEIGSDGTTSINRAASATVYGLYQPGGGLFVDGLIGAGLLDFDSVRITSSTGAEAEASRSGRQVFAAISGGYDYRQDDLTISTYGRLAASHSILDSAEESGADWENALFGRQESNSLTTTVGASFSYDLQMDEQIVRPELSLDFSHDFSDTSDTTVTYADDSWTIDYLVAGNRTRRDSLTVGLGVTLLQATGATLRGRYSATLDLDGLQSQRLALDLGGKF